The following proteins are encoded in a genomic region of Cellulomonas sp. ES6:
- a CDS encoding NAD(P)/FAD-dependent oxidoreductase has product MSPDPTHPRHGRPRHGTGAAAPRGAAPGGARPGRRVPRPAAGRGDVDAVVVGSGPNGLAAAVTLARAGLSVTVLEAQDTVGGGSRTLDLGLAPGIVHDICSAVHPMAWASPFFRELRLHERLDLLTPEASFAQPLDGGRAAVAYRDLDRTADGLGADGDAWRRLFGPLSERWQDVVALALGDHRSVPPGATPRTVATAARFALGVLRNGSPVVPSALRTEEGAALLTGVAGHAITPLPSLAAAGTAVLLTTLAHAEHGWPVVRGGSQAIVDALHADLVRLGGRVVTGHPVARRADLPPARAYLFDTAPRLVAQVFGDAMPPRLQRAYAGYRYGNAAAKVDLVVDGPIPWAHPEVHRAGTVHLGGTRDQVVEAEAAVGRGRHAERPLTLLSDPAALDPGRGAGGLRPVWAYAHVPAGSDVDPTEAVLRQVERFAPGFRDTVVASHALPAARLAEHDANLVGGDISGGAVSLWSMATRPVPRLDPYASGAPGVYLCSASAPPGPGVHGLSGWYAARRALRDLRAPRDPADGPAPGRTPRPAGG; this is encoded by the coding sequence ATGAGCCCGGACCCCACGCACCCCCGTCACGGCCGTCCCCGTCACGGCACCGGCGCCGCCGCGCCCCGCGGCGCGGCCCCGGGTGGCGCCCGGCCGGGGCGTCGCGTCCCCCGCCCGGCCGCCGGCCGCGGCGACGTCGACGCGGTGGTGGTGGGCTCGGGCCCCAACGGGCTCGCGGCCGCGGTGACGCTCGCCCGCGCGGGGCTGTCGGTGACGGTGCTGGAGGCGCAGGACACGGTCGGCGGCGGGTCCCGGACGCTCGACCTCGGCCTGGCGCCGGGCATCGTCCACGACATCTGCTCGGCGGTGCACCCGATGGCGTGGGCGTCGCCGTTCTTCCGCGAGCTGCGCCTGCACGAGCGCCTGGACCTGCTCACCCCGGAGGCGTCGTTCGCGCAGCCCCTCGACGGCGGCCGGGCGGCCGTGGCCTACCGCGACCTGGACCGCACCGCCGACGGGCTGGGCGCGGACGGCGACGCGTGGCGCCGGCTGTTCGGCCCGCTGTCCGAGCGGTGGCAGGACGTCGTGGCGCTGGCGCTCGGGGACCACCGCAGCGTCCCGCCGGGCGCGACGCCCCGCACGGTCGCCACCGCGGCACGGTTCGCGCTGGGGGTGCTGCGCAACGGCTCGCCCGTCGTGCCGTCGGCCCTGCGCACCGAGGAGGGCGCGGCGCTGCTGACGGGCGTGGCCGGGCACGCGATCACGCCGCTGCCGTCGCTGGCGGCGGCGGGCACGGCCGTGCTGCTCACCACCCTCGCGCACGCGGAGCACGGCTGGCCCGTCGTCCGCGGCGGCTCGCAGGCGATCGTCGACGCGCTCCACGCCGACCTGGTGCGCCTCGGCGGCCGCGTGGTGACGGGCCACCCCGTCGCGCGCCGCGCCGACCTGCCGCCGGCGCGCGCGTACCTGTTCGACACGGCCCCGCGCCTCGTCGCCCAGGTGTTCGGCGACGCGATGCCCCCGCGGCTGCAGCGGGCGTACGCCGGGTACCGGTACGGCAACGCCGCCGCGAAGGTGGACCTCGTCGTCGACGGCCCGATCCCCTGGGCGCACCCCGAGGTGCACCGCGCGGGCACGGTCCACCTGGGCGGGACCCGGGACCAGGTGGTGGAGGCGGAGGCCGCCGTCGGGCGCGGCCGGCACGCCGAGCGGCCGCTGACGCTGCTGTCGGACCCCGCCGCGCTGGACCCCGGGCGCGGCGCCGGCGGCCTGCGGCCGGTCTGGGCGTACGCGCACGTCCCGGCGGGCTCCGACGTCGACCCCACCGAGGCGGTGCTCCGCCAGGTCGAGCGGTTCGCACCCGGGTTCCGGGACACGGTCGTCGCCTCGCACGCGCTGCCCGCCGCACGGCTCGCCGAGCACGACGCGAACCTGGTCGGCGGCGACATCTCGGGCGGCGCGGTGTCGCTGTGGAGCATGGCGACCCGCCCGGTCCCCCGGCTCGACCCGTACGCCTCGGGCGCACCCGGCGTGTACCTGTGCTCGGCGTCCGCCCCTCCCGGGCCGGGCGTGCACGGGCTGTCCGGCTGGTACGCGGCGCGTCGGGCGCTGCGGGACCTGCGGGCGCCGCGCGACCCGGCGGACGGGCCCGCGCCCGGCCGCACGCCGCGCCCGGCCGGAGGCTAG
- a CDS encoding CDGSH iron-sulfur domain-containing protein encodes MSPGSRDDAPAVVLTACPDGPILVRGDVELRDATGQVVPRRRATVALCRCGASAIKPFCDGSHKAIGFRTDDEVPRPPEPAPARPRTGRAP; translated from the coding sequence GTGAGCCCCGGCAGCCGGGATGACGCACCCGCCGTCGTCCTCACCGCCTGCCCCGACGGCCCGATCCTCGTGCGGGGGGACGTGGAGCTCCGCGACGCGACCGGGCAGGTCGTCCCCCGCCGGCGGGCCACGGTGGCCCTGTGCCGGTGCGGCGCCTCCGCCATCAAGCCGTTCTGCGACGGGTCGCACAAGGCGATCGGCTTCCGGACCGACGACGAGGTCCCCCGCCCTCCGGAGCCCGCCCCCGCGCGGCCCCGCACGGGGCGCGCGCCGTGA
- a CDS encoding glycosyltransferase — translation MTGPAGPPLPDAEYVLPLRWSDDAGLEELAAYLRGLAGRLPVTVVDGSDPARFAAHARAFGDAVRHVRPDAHPGRNGKVAGVLTGLRLARAPRVVLADDDVRYDRAALAVVLARLADADVVRPQNVFDPMPWHARWDTARTLLNRALGSDYPGTLALRRDALGPGGYDGDVLFENLELLRTVRARGGSEHRADDVFVTRRPPTVRHFLRQRPRQAYDSLAQPLRFAAELAVLPVVVVAARDVRVLTALALVVVAVAETGRRRAGGASRFPASAVPLAPAWLLERGVCAWLALVLRACGGVPYAGGRLARAATPLRDLRAVHRLVHPRSPEVAA, via the coding sequence GTGACCGGGCCGGCCGGGCCGCCGCTGCCGGACGCGGAGTACGTGCTCCCGCTGCGGTGGTCCGACGACGCCGGCCTGGAGGAGCTGGCCGCGTACCTGCGGGGGCTCGCGGGCCGGCTGCCGGTCACGGTCGTCGACGGCTCGGACCCCGCGCGGTTCGCCGCGCACGCGCGGGCGTTCGGCGACGCCGTGCGGCACGTGCGGCCCGACGCGCACCCCGGGCGGAACGGGAAGGTCGCGGGGGTGCTGACGGGGCTGCGCCTGGCGCGGGCTCCGCGGGTGGTGCTGGCCGACGACGACGTGCGCTACGACCGCGCGGCGCTGGCGGTGGTGCTGGCGCGCCTGGCGGACGCCGACGTCGTCCGGCCGCAGAACGTCTTCGACCCGATGCCGTGGCACGCGCGCTGGGACACGGCGCGGACGCTGCTGAACCGGGCGCTCGGCTCCGACTACCCGGGCACGCTGGCCCTGCGTCGCGACGCGCTGGGTCCCGGCGGCTACGACGGGGACGTGCTGTTCGAGAACCTCGAGCTGCTGCGCACGGTGCGCGCCCGCGGCGGGAGCGAGCACCGCGCCGACGACGTGTTCGTGACGCGGCGCCCGCCGACCGTCCGCCACTTCCTGCGCCAGCGGCCGCGTCAGGCCTACGACAGCCTCGCCCAGCCGCTCCGGTTCGCCGCGGAGCTGGCGGTCCTGCCGGTCGTCGTCGTGGCGGCACGCGACGTGCGGGTGCTGACGGCGCTGGCGCTCGTCGTCGTCGCGGTCGCGGAGACCGGCCGGCGGCGCGCCGGCGGTGCCTCCCGGTTCCCGGCGTCGGCCGTGCCCCTGGCCCCGGCGTGGCTGCTGGAGCGCGGGGTGTGCGCCTGGCTGGCGCTCGTGCTGCGCGCCTGCGGCGGCGTGCCGTACGCGGGAGGGCGCCTGGCGCGCGCCGCGACGCCGCTGCGTGACCTGCGTGCCGTGCACCGCCTCGTCCACCCCCGGTCCCCGGAGGTCGCCGCGTGA
- a CDS encoding iron-containing redox enzyme family protein, which translates to MRAPAPRGPFSRSVLTALAAGEVGPELAEQAASAVDASPDVLVDEDVQLALTVMYELHHQGVDGVDDRMEWDPHLLRARAVVEQRFEARLRAEVRVPEDLVEQLEADSAREGLSPAVARALFDLTGRDSGPGLSAYVARKATDEQLHELLVHRSVYQLKEADPHTWAIPRLMGAPKAALVEIQADEYGGGRPERMHAALFARTMRGLGLDDTYGHYVDDVPAVTLASVNTMSLFGLHRRLRGCVVGHLAAFEMTSSQPNRLYGNGFRRHGYDADVTWYFDEHVEADAVHEQIAGRDLAGALVEQQPHLRDDVLFGAAACLEVDGRVGAHLVEHWSAGETSLLRPWTVGSAA; encoded by the coding sequence ATGCGAGCACCCGCCCCCCGTGGACCGTTCAGCCGGAGCGTGCTGACCGCGCTCGCGGCGGGTGAGGTCGGCCCGGAGCTCGCCGAGCAGGCCGCGAGCGCCGTCGACGCCTCGCCGGACGTGCTGGTGGACGAGGACGTCCAGCTCGCGCTCACGGTGATGTACGAGCTGCACCACCAGGGCGTCGACGGCGTGGACGACCGGATGGAGTGGGACCCGCACCTGCTGCGCGCCCGGGCGGTCGTCGAGCAGCGGTTCGAGGCGCGGTTGCGTGCGGAGGTCCGCGTGCCGGAGGACCTCGTCGAGCAGCTCGAGGCGGACTCCGCGCGCGAGGGGCTCAGCCCCGCGGTCGCGCGAGCCCTGTTCGACCTGACGGGCCGCGACTCCGGACCGGGCCTGTCGGCGTACGTGGCCCGCAAGGCCACCGACGAGCAGCTGCACGAGCTCCTGGTGCACCGCTCGGTCTACCAGCTGAAGGAGGCCGACCCGCACACGTGGGCGATCCCCCGGCTCATGGGCGCCCCGAAGGCCGCGCTCGTGGAGATCCAGGCCGACGAGTACGGCGGCGGCCGTCCGGAGCGCATGCACGCGGCGCTGTTCGCGCGGACGATGCGCGGACTCGGGCTGGACGACACCTACGGCCACTACGTCGACGACGTGCCCGCGGTGACCCTGGCCTCGGTGAACACGATGTCGCTGTTCGGGCTGCACCGGCGGCTGCGGGGCTGCGTCGTCGGGCACCTGGCGGCGTTCGAGATGACGTCCTCGCAGCCGAACCGGCTGTACGGCAACGGGTTCCGGCGGCACGGCTACGACGCCGACGTGACCTGGTACTTCGACGAGCACGTCGAGGCCGACGCGGTGCACGAGCAGATCGCGGGCCGCGACCTCGCGGGGGCGCTCGTGGAGCAGCAGCCGCACCTGCGGGACGACGTGCTCTTCGGCGCCGCCGCGTGCCTGGAGGTCGACGGCCGGGTCGGCGCGCACCTCGTGGAGCACTGGTCGGCCGGCGAGACCTCGCTGCTGCGGCCGTGGACGGTGGGGAGCGCGGCGTGA
- a CDS encoding aminoglycoside phosphotransferase family protein, producing the protein MPVKPAAEVALSADLVLALLTEQHPDLAALPVRLVAHGWDNATFRLGEDLAVRLPRREAAAHLVEHEQRWLGELARRCPVPVPAPVRTGRPGAGFPWAWSVVPWFPGTHAADEPVAARTAWAPALAEALAALHAAAPPDAPVNPVRGGELADRSAALRGRLEHLEARSPGAAARAEALWEDALAAPRWPGAPLWLHGDPHPANLVVRDGRLAALLDFGDLTAGDPACDLATAWLTFDDDGRAAFRERSDSLADAAGPPDPGRWRRAAGWALVMASAMVAHGDDDPPVAATGAHAVRALLG; encoded by the coding sequence GTGCCCGTCAAGCCCGCCGCCGAGGTGGCGCTCAGCGCCGACCTCGTGCTCGCCCTGCTCACCGAGCAGCACCCGGACCTCGCCGCGCTGCCGGTGCGGCTGGTGGCGCACGGGTGGGACAACGCGACGTTCCGGCTGGGCGAGGACCTCGCGGTGCGCCTGCCGCGCCGGGAGGCCGCGGCGCACCTCGTCGAGCACGAGCAGCGCTGGCTCGGCGAGCTCGCCCGGCGCTGTCCCGTCCCCGTGCCCGCACCGGTGCGGACCGGGAGGCCCGGGGCCGGGTTCCCGTGGGCGTGGAGCGTCGTGCCGTGGTTCCCCGGCACGCACGCGGCGGACGAGCCGGTCGCCGCCCGCACGGCCTGGGCGCCGGCGCTGGCGGAGGCGCTCGCCGCCCTGCACGCCGCCGCGCCCCCGGACGCCCCCGTCAACCCGGTGCGGGGCGGGGAGCTCGCGGACCGGTCGGCCGCGCTGCGGGGCCGTCTCGAGCACCTCGAGGCGCGCTCCCCCGGCGCTGCGGCGCGCGCCGAGGCGCTGTGGGAGGACGCGCTCGCCGCGCCCCGCTGGCCGGGCGCCCCGCTCTGGCTGCACGGCGACCCGCACCCCGCGAACCTCGTGGTGCGCGACGGCCGGCTCGCCGCGCTGCTGGACTTCGGCGACCTCACCGCCGGGGACCCCGCGTGCGACCTCGCGACCGCGTGGCTGACCTTCGACGACGACGGACGCGCGGCGTTCCGGGAGCGCTCGGACTCCCTCGCCGACGCCGCCGGGCCTCCCGACCCGGGCCGGTGGCGACGCGCGGCCGGGTGGGCGCTGGTCATGGCGTCCGCGATGGTCGCGCACGGCGACGACGACCCGCCGGTCGCCGCGACCGGCGCGCACGCCGTGCGGGCGCTGCTCGGCTGA
- a CDS encoding DUF1801 domain-containing protein, which translates to MADAPRTVPTDADVPAFVAAVTPERRRRDARRLLELATRVTGEAPVLWGPSIIGFGSARYTYASGRSGDWPPVAFSPRKAALTLYLTDGVEAHADRLAALGPHRTGRGCVYLTDLDRVDLGVLEQVVRDAWEARGSNPRDV; encoded by the coding sequence ATGGCCGACGCACCCAGGACCGTCCCGACCGACGCGGACGTCCCCGCCTTCGTCGCCGCCGTGACGCCGGAGCGCCGGCGCCGCGACGCGCGGCGGCTGCTCGAGCTCGCCACCCGCGTCACCGGCGAGGCGCCCGTGCTCTGGGGCCCGTCGATCATCGGGTTCGGGTCGGCGCGCTACACGTACGCCTCCGGTCGCAGCGGCGACTGGCCCCCGGTGGCGTTCTCGCCGCGCAAGGCCGCGCTGACGCTGTACCTGACCGACGGCGTCGAGGCCCACGCCGACCGCCTCGCCGCGCTCGGGCCGCACCGCACCGGCCGCGGGTGCGTGTACCTGACGGACCTCGACCGCGTGGACCTCGGCGTGCTGGAGCAGGTCGTGCGGGACGCGTGGGAGGCCCGCGGGAGCAACCCCCGCGACGTCTGA
- a CDS encoding CoA pyrophosphatase, which translates to MWAPDPERAFAASDLPVRSSAVLVLFGVLDHVAARTDHPAVAADLDVLLTRRSPTLGHHPGQVSFPGGGVDPGDDGPRAAALREAQEETGLDPAGVRVLGTLPPLPLPVSSNLVTPVVAWWQQPSAVAATDPAETVDVFRVPVADLVDPENRVSTVLHRHGSEYRGPAFRVGGVVVWGFTAFVLDRLLDEVGWAQPWDPARTVPAPV; encoded by the coding sequence GTGTGGGCGCCCGACCCGGAGCGCGCGTTCGCGGCGTCGGACCTCCCGGTCCGCAGCTCGGCGGTGCTGGTGCTGTTCGGCGTCCTCGACCACGTCGCCGCGCGCACCGACCACCCGGCGGTCGCCGCCGACCTCGACGTGCTGCTGACCCGCCGCTCCCCGACCCTCGGCCACCACCCGGGCCAGGTGTCGTTCCCCGGTGGCGGCGTCGACCCCGGTGACGACGGCCCCCGGGCGGCGGCCCTGCGGGAGGCGCAGGAGGAGACGGGTCTCGACCCCGCCGGGGTGCGCGTGCTCGGCACGCTGCCGCCCCTGCCGCTGCCGGTGAGCAGCAACCTCGTCACGCCGGTGGTCGCCTGGTGGCAGCAGCCGTCCGCCGTCGCGGCCACGGACCCGGCCGAGACGGTCGACGTCTTCCGCGTGCCGGTCGCGGACCTGGTGGACCCGGAGAACCGCGTCAGCACCGTGCTGCACCGCCACGGCAGCGAGTACCGGGGCCCGGCCTTCCGCGTCGGCGGCGTGGTGGTCTGGGGCTTCACCGCGTTCGTCCTGGACCGGCTGCTGGACGAGGTCGGCTGGGCGCAGCCCTGGGACCCCGCCCGCACGGTGCCCGCGCCCGTCTGA
- a CDS encoding MATE family efflux transporter: MAKVLTAGRPWRVILVFAVPLLVGNVVQQLYQFVDAVVVGRHLGVDALAAVGATGSLLFLLLGFVWGMTSGFAIPTAQAFGARDAAAVRRSVATGALLTGAGSIALTAAAPLLAGPALTLLRTPDVLMAQATTFAQVSFLGTGALMFFNYLSAVVRAIGDSRTPLVFLTVACALNVALVVLFVGGLGLGVGGAALATVVSQAVSVALCLEFVRRRVPVLHLRRADWRVTRTDLAEHLRLGLPMGFQASIIAIGTLAVQVRLNGLGADAVAAYTTAARVDGLAIALLQSLGLAVSMFVAQNLGGGRPDRIRQGVVQATGLAVAGSVALGVVLVTSGSWLVRLFVGDGEDRVVHMATQFLHINAALYAVLGVLFVLRGALQGLGRTGVPTLTGVIELVMRVGAAVVLGAAFGFVGVVWGNPLAWAGAVVLLVPAYLRAHRQLAAMPIAPLDQVEATPEPVPVEGPSDGSMVVDAVVPQPRVVDSALPATAPAAPGSPAADAAGPGATSRLECHPPGR; the protein is encoded by the coding sequence ATGGCCAAGGTCCTGACCGCCGGCCGCCCCTGGCGCGTCATCCTCGTGTTCGCCGTCCCGCTGCTCGTCGGCAACGTCGTCCAGCAGCTCTACCAGTTCGTCGACGCCGTCGTCGTCGGCCGCCACCTCGGCGTCGACGCCCTCGCGGCCGTCGGCGCGACGGGCAGCCTGCTGTTCCTGCTCCTCGGGTTCGTCTGGGGCATGACCTCCGGCTTCGCCATCCCCACCGCCCAGGCGTTCGGGGCGCGCGACGCGGCGGCCGTGCGGCGCTCGGTCGCCACCGGCGCCCTGCTCACGGGCGCCGGCAGCATCGCGCTGACCGCGGCCGCCCCGCTGCTCGCCGGGCCGGCGCTCACGCTGCTGCGCACCCCGGACGTGCTCATGGCGCAGGCGACGACGTTCGCGCAGGTGAGCTTCCTGGGCACCGGCGCGCTGATGTTCTTCAACTACCTGTCCGCGGTCGTCCGCGCGATCGGCGACTCCCGCACCCCGCTGGTCTTCCTCACGGTGGCGTGCGCGCTCAACGTGGCGCTCGTCGTGCTCTTCGTCGGCGGCCTGGGGCTCGGCGTCGGCGGCGCGGCGCTCGCCACCGTGGTGTCGCAGGCGGTGTCGGTGGCGCTGTGCCTGGAGTTCGTGCGGCGCCGCGTCCCCGTGCTCCACCTGCGCCGGGCGGACTGGCGCGTGACGCGCACCGACCTGGCCGAGCACCTGCGGCTCGGCCTGCCGATGGGGTTCCAGGCGTCGATCATCGCCATCGGCACCCTCGCGGTGCAGGTCCGCCTCAACGGGCTCGGTGCCGACGCCGTCGCCGCGTACACCACCGCGGCGCGCGTCGACGGGCTCGCGATCGCCCTGCTGCAGTCCCTCGGGCTCGCGGTGTCGATGTTCGTCGCGCAGAACCTCGGCGGCGGGCGGCCGGACCGCATCCGGCAGGGCGTCGTGCAGGCCACCGGCCTCGCGGTCGCCGGCTCGGTGGCGCTCGGCGTCGTGCTGGTCACGTCCGGGTCGTGGCTGGTCCGGCTGTTCGTCGGCGACGGGGAGGACCGCGTGGTCCACATGGCGACCCAGTTCCTCCACATCAACGCCGCGCTGTACGCGGTGCTGGGCGTGCTGTTCGTGCTGCGCGGCGCGCTCCAGGGGCTCGGCCGGACGGGCGTGCCGACGCTGACCGGCGTGATCGAGCTCGTGATGCGGGTCGGCGCCGCCGTGGTGCTCGGAGCGGCCTTCGGGTTCGTCGGCGTCGTGTGGGGGAACCCGCTCGCGTGGGCCGGCGCCGTCGTCCTGCTGGTGCCGGCGTACCTGCGCGCGCACCGGCAGCTCGCGGCCATGCCGATCGCGCCGCTCGACCAGGTCGAGGCGACCCCCGAGCCGGTCCCGGTGGAGGGGCCGTCGGACGGGTCGATGGTCGTGGACGCGGTCGTGCCGCAGCCCCGCGTCGTCGACAGCGCCCTCCCCGCGACGGCCCCGGCCGCTCCGGGCTCTCCGGCCGCGGACGCCGCCGGACCCGGCGCCACGTCCCGCCTGGAGTGCCACCCGCCCGGTCGCTGA
- a CDS encoding type 1 glutamine amidotransferase, producing the protein MTSPRPVLVLTHVAHEGPGLVARALDGLPMTTRTVVDDPSPRLPAVGDLAGLVVMGGPQDADDDLGHPGLAAERRLLAEAVDAGVPTLGVCLGMQLLALALGARLHRRHGTEIGFAPVDVVAPDPLLAATGPHPTVLHWHDDAVDLPDGATLLARTGTTPVQAFRAGSAVGLQFHLEVEPTLLDVWLATPAMTAGLEPGEAEAIRIGSRQHLAALRPGADLGLAAFAAAVREHA; encoded by the coding sequence GTGACCTCGCCGCGTCCCGTCCTCGTCCTCACGCACGTCGCGCACGAGGGCCCGGGCCTCGTCGCCCGCGCACTGGACGGCCTGCCGATGACCACGCGGACCGTCGTCGACGACCCCTCGCCGCGGCTGCCGGCGGTCGGCGACCTCGCCGGCCTCGTCGTCATGGGCGGGCCCCAGGACGCGGACGACGACCTCGGCCACCCGGGCCTGGCCGCCGAGCGCCGGCTTCTCGCCGAGGCGGTCGACGCCGGCGTCCCGACCCTGGGCGTCTGCCTGGGGATGCAGCTGCTCGCCCTGGCGCTCGGCGCCCGCCTGCACCGGCGGCACGGCACGGAGATCGGCTTCGCGCCCGTGGACGTCGTGGCCCCGGACCCGCTCCTGGCCGCGACGGGGCCGCACCCGACGGTGCTGCACTGGCACGACGACGCCGTGGACCTGCCGGACGGCGCCACGCTGCTCGCGCGCACCGGCACCACGCCGGTGCAGGCGTTCCGGGCGGGCAGCGCCGTCGGCCTGCAGTTCCACCTGGAGGTGGAGCCCACCCTGCTCGACGTCTGGCTCGCGACCCCCGCGATGACGGCGGGCCTCGAGCCGGGCGAGGCGGAGGCGATCCGGATCGGCTCCCGTCAGCACCTGGCGGCGCTGCGGCCGGGCGCCGACCTGGGCCTGGCCGCGTTCGCGGCGGCGGTGCGGGAGCACGCGTGA